The genomic region GAGGAAGAAAAAGATATGCAGAATTTCCTTAAAACGATACTGAATTATAGAAAGTCCAGTAATGCCATTCAGGAAGGAAATCTGGTACATTTTACACCACAAAATAAAATCTACCTCCTCTCAAGAACTTCTGGAGATGAGACGATCGTGCTTATCCTCAATAAAAATGAAGAATCTGTAGATCTGGATCTTTCCAGGTTTGCTGAACTTGAACTTGAAGGAATGCAGTTTCAAAACCTTTTGACCAACGAAAAAATAACCTGGGATAAAAGCCTGAAACTTCCATCACGTGGAGCATATTTTTTCACAACAAAAATGAATAATTCAAACTAATACACATGAAGAAAATAACCTTTATACTGGCTCTTATGATTCTATTTGTTTCCTGTAGGAATGAAACAGATCAGCCAGAGAATGCAGAGAATAAAACTGCTAAAGACTCACTGGCGCCAGTGAATGACGAGATGCTCGAGTCGGCTATAATTTATGAAGCGAATATCAGGCAGTACTCGCCAGAAGGTACTTTTGATGCTTTTACCCAGGATATTCCACAGCTTAAAGAACTTGGAGTAAAAGTGATCTGGTTAATGCCAATGTATCCTATTTCCATGAAGAAAAGGAAAGCGACCGGAGATAAATCCATTGAGGATATTGAAGATCCGGAAGAGCGTAAAAAGTATCTGGGAAGCTATTATGCAATTTCAGATTATAAGGCGGTAAATCCAGATTTTGGCACCATGGAGGATTTTGATGAACTGGTTCAAACTGCCCATGAAAATGACATGTATGTTATTCTTGACTGGGTGGCAAATCATACCGGCTGGGATCATGCATGGATAGAAGAGCATCCAGAATATTATACTAAAAATGATAAAGGTGAGATTACAGATCCTATTAACGATGCAACCGGAGAACCATGGGGCTGGACAGATGTTGCTGATCTAAATTTCGATAACGAAGGTTTAAGAGAAGCGATGAAAAAAGACATGCTTTTCTGGATCAAGGAACACGATATTGATGGTTACCGTGCAGATGCTGCGCACTCGGTTCCTACAGATTTCTGGGAAGATATCGCTGCTGATCTGCGTGAAGTAAAGCCGGTTTTCATGCTGGCTGAAGCAGAAAGTTCTAAAGAATTATTTCACAATGCTTTCGAAATGGGATATAACTGGGAAGGTCACCATATTATGAATA from Christiangramia sp. OXR-203 harbors:
- a CDS encoding alpha-amylase family glycosyl hydrolase, which gives rise to MKKITFILALMILFVSCRNETDQPENAENKTAKDSLAPVNDEMLESAIIYEANIRQYSPEGTFDAFTQDIPQLKELGVKVIWLMPMYPISMKKRKATGDKSIEDIEDPEERKKYLGSYYAISDYKAVNPDFGTMEDFDELVQTAHENDMYVILDWVANHTGWDHAWIEEHPEYYTKNDKGEITDPINDATGEPWGWTDVADLNFDNEGLREAMKKDMLFWIKEHDIDGYRADAAHSVPTDFWEDIAADLREVKPVFMLAEAESSKELFHNAFEMGYNWEGHHIMNSIAQGDKTAKDWDDYMQKVDSTFQEDDYLMNFVTNHDENSWAGTVEERMGDASEAMLAMTYTLPGMPLIYSGQEYDMNKRLEFFVKDTIPKKKGKVYPLLEKLGKLKTSNVALHGGKSAASYNDVETSADEKVLAFKREKNGETLYYIANMTAEPIEFSAEIEGDFTDYMSDSEMKLTKDQQMSFKGWEYRILINK